Genomic DNA from Perca flavescens isolate YP-PL-M2 chromosome 23, PFLA_1.0, whole genome shotgun sequence:
tggcatctggtttcccctgctccatctgcggACGAGTGTGCGGCTCAAGGATCGGACTCTACGCCCACGAGAAGTGGCACCAGCCAACACAATGTCGCTGAACACCCCCCCCCCTGGAGCAAGCATCATCATCGAACACGATGgacagctgagagagagagagagagagagagagagagagagagagagagagagagagtgtggggggggctgcaaacacacatacagctgACTGGTGTTTGGTCCTCACAGCCAAATAAAGACAGGAGCTGGACATTtggaaaacagagagagagacggtcaaGACTGTCTGGCCTGGGacaaatacattatagattcaAAGCAACAACagccgtgtgtgtctgtgtgtgagtggctGTTCAGGAAAGAGATGCTTCATTTGGTCACTCAGACTAATAACTACATCTAAATCCATGTATGGACAAGGGTTTCCAGTATGTGTAATAATCTAATCTAGGGCATATAaattaaaatcttaaaaaaggTGCTACATCTGCACAGGTGATTTCCCTAATTTTGGCTGATTAGACTTCTTCTGTGTGGGACTTTGTGGGAGTATAAAGACTGTGTTTGATTGACACATTTGTCACGCTACGGTTAGCTTTTTAGTGCATGTCTGGTGACCTCCGTAACCGTCGTGACCTAGAGTATAGGTCCACCCAACTTTAACATGGACAGAGCTTTAATCTGCCAAAATCACtgaacacctgtgtgggtgtgctaCATCTACTGTAAATGGTTGActtgtatttgtgtctgtgccTACAGTAGGTCTCCAAAAAACTGTATCAATATGCCTTTTTCAAAGCGGACACTGAATTGTCAtggtaggaaaagcacatgtgatactaataacaataacaatggcTCTGTTGTATTCAAGTGTCTCATTGAGCCATGACAgcgagccagcatgcacaacaccAGGACCCTGACACTGAAGCAGCtcaatcattcattttattattgacACCTGTACTTTTTCCTCCTCAACCCTATGTCTAAATGTATTCTCTGAAAAAGGCATGCTTATATGATGATACAAATAAAAACTATTAGTATTGGCTTCAACAAACCAAATTGAAAATAACACAAGGCCTGATCTGGTCCAGAATCAAAGTACACCTGCTGTAGATTGCCAATCCCGTCTGTAACGCTTGATTTCATAGATTTAACCTGACCAGCAATGGCTCATCCTAACACTCACACTTTCCACGTTGCCATTAACCCAATCAGTCAGTCCGCTGTAGTACAGCTAAGCTCGTAACGGGTCACTTCTTTAGCAACTGCAAAGCCACTTGACCTTTCTGGTCGTACTCAATACTGCAATGGCTCTATTTTTGTATGAATTTTATGATGATATGGCAGTCTGTTGTGATATAACTACATTGCAGCGGATGATGTAACCGACTCTGCAAGCagattcaacacacacacacacacacacacacacacacacacacacacacacacacacacacacacacacacacacacacacacacacacacacacacacacacacacacacacacacacacacacacacacacagcacttcaTGAAatcttaaaatacaaaaatccaCTTTACACAGTGCTGCCATACACCCGTCTGATCTTAACTGTCTACTgataaaactaaaacaaaatacattcattATTGGCTACAGTCTGACCACAGTCACGTAACAGCTGCAACGGTCAATGATACTGCAGGTAGTTGTTTCTGCTAGTGTCATTGTTTCATAATCACAGCTTGTGTCGGCTTTACCTGAACAAACTTTTCATCGGTTGTAATTGAAAGGTTATTGTCCATTTGCTGAAATGCATGCTGTGCACTTGGCCCCATTAAAAATTTGTCTCCCTCAATGGGCCCCaagttttaaataaaggtttgaaattgaaataacaGGATTTTCTAATTAAATAAAGTCTGATATGTTCCTCTTCTTCAGCCTGTACAGGCATATTCTGATTTACAAGAAATCCATATTCTGTGTACAAActacacatttacagaaaaacGTATAAAGATGTTAAGCTCTATTTGACTGTCCTTGCTGTATGTCAACATTATGGATTAGTACAGAACTCCACCGGAATAGTGAGAAAGGTTCATTTAAGGGTTCAATTATGATTGCAGAGAAACATTTTGGAGAGCGATGACAGTGTTAGTTGGACAATAGAACAGACAGGCTGGCAAATCACGTTGGATAATCAGATAACCTGCCAAATTGTGAGCCTGACGCCTGCCACGGTTTCCCCTTGCCGCTACCCCGGGGACAGAAGATAGGTAGAGAAAGCCAACACTGGCTTCAGAATAGAATACAAGAGTAGAGTATAGTGGAGTGACAAATAGAGCATGACCGAGTGATAGAATCTAACAGAATAGAGTAGAACCTAGACCTAAAACATCCATTAGTCAACTGATGTAAAATTATCCAACTATTTCAAtaattgatacattttttttttaaaaggtaatgtttTTAGCAAAAATGCCACAATTTAAGTTCTTCCAGCTTCTGAAATGTCAAGATTTATTGGTTTTCAGGCATCTTCCAGCCATACAATGTTGTGCATCCTTTAAGGATAGTGACCTAAGATGATTACCTTGAAGAAACCCAAAAAATTATTTAACCAAAGTGGTAAGCACCAGCAACTTGTCTTCTGACCAATTAAGTTGGTAGAAGACatcctaataaataaataaataaatcaacaacgTCATTAAATACATGACATTTGCTGTATGTCAGATGATTTGAGTAAAAACTTATATTAAATATCTTTAGGATTTTAGgctaggtaacgttagcccTGCCCAGCTCCGCTGGAAATATAAAAACCCTGTAATGGAAATAATGATTGCAGTTGCAGCTctagtataatatatatatataaagtagaGGTTAGTTCAGACTAAAATATCATGGTTTAAAGTGCACTAGTGTCAAGGAAGTCAGTAATGTTACACTATAGCAAAAATAGTACAGagttaacgtgtgtgtgtgtgtgtgtgtgtgtgtgtgtgtgtgtgtgtgtgtgtgtttcgctCCTAAAAAGGATATAACGAGTGCAGCTCTATAAAGCAATCTAAAGGGAGCTAATCGTGTAGCTAGCCTACGTGTAGATGCAGTCACGGTGTTTTCAGACAGTATTCATGGTTCAGTTAACACACAGGCGGttttcctcctgctgctgctagctAATAACATGCTAACTACACCGTAAGCTAGCGTGAAGCTACCGGCAGGCACAAAGAGCCCACACAGCTGGCCCTAATTCTGCAATCCTGATCATTGCTGTCCAAACACAATATGCAGCCGCTCAGTCTTACCTCCTTTACTGCGACGACAGCTTCGAGTCCCCGCACAGACCCAAACTGTGCTTTCCTAACGTGATTTAATAGTGCACTGAGATAGCCAGCTTTGTCCACTGTCTGGAAGAGATGCTCAGCGTCTGCTACTGCTCACCGATGTTTGAAGCATTAGCGTTTTCCTTTGAGCCTCTCACTGTAAAAATAGAACTTCAGCCCGTTGCCCGTAAACCACCGTGTAAATGCGCCGTTACACTTTAAGACGACGGTTAGTAAAGAGAAGATGAAAGAAAGGCGGGCTTGAATGTCACTCCAATGAACAAGTTAACTAAAAAGCAACAATATATCACAGCAGAATGTCTCCGTTTAATGTACTTGAACTGTAAATCGAATATAAACACAGCCACcaagaaaaatagaaagaacGTTACGTACCTCTAGTGGACGTTAAACCTCACTACAGGAAAAATTACAACGAGTTTGCGCTTTTGCAAAAACTTTACGGTTAGACCCCCACAGTAATGGACGTTAAATAAACGTGACGTAACAAAACCAGGACCAATTGGCTTCCAGGATGGGTGGGACAAACAGATAACGGACCCAAAAATCCCTCCGTCTGCTGCATGGATGATAATTATGTGAATTATGTGAAACGTTATGAGTTTTGGTGTTTGCCATACAGGGAGACGACAATGCCGGCCACCGATGTAGAAATACACTGAAGTAAGGTTAGTCAGAAGTTTCCTTAAATGAAACACCAACCGGTTAGCTAGCTATATGCTATTGGATAGCTATAGCTGTCATTGTAATGAGCTAACTGACgatgaatgaaaataattaattttaaattgATTCAAGCTATTATTAGTGACATGTTGTATGATGTGGTTAACAATACTACGTTTTAAATAGCTAACGTTATTTAACAGCTATTCCAACGTAGCTGTCTATTCTTATAAGTCGGGTTTCTTGATAAAATGCTTTATAGACCAAACGTTCATCATAATTATGTGATGCTGAGTGTTTTTGTCTCCATCCCATGGATGCCTGTCTGTTTCCTCCTCTGATCTGTCTCCAGTCAGTGAGATGTCTCTGGCTCAGAGGGTTTTGTTGACCTGGGTCTTCACCCTGGTCTTCCTCATCATTTTGGTACTGAAACTGGACGGGaaggtaaatgtttttttttctctcttaatACATCAGTCTCTTCTTGTAAGTCTTCTCTTTGTTCACCCTATAATAGTAAGTAAGTAGTGTAATAGTAGTATAGATATCCTAATTGTCCATTTTCTTTAAATCCTTGGTGTGTTTACTTACtggatttcattcatttttatttatttttttcaccttgGTTAGAAATTGACCCATCACACTGATATAAATGGTGAATAAACACCTTTTGATTATGTAACTGACTTAATATTATCCCTCCAGGTGCAGTGGAACTGGTTCCTCATCTTCCTCCCGGTCTGGGTATTTGATGGCATCCTCATCCTCATGCTTGCCATCAAGATGGCGGGCCGTTGCAAGCCCGGGTACGACCCACGCAACGGCTCTCCAGACCTGCGTCTACGTGCTTGGTACCTGACGGCCATGCTCCTCAAGCTGGGCTTCTGCCTGACGCTGTGCGCCAAGCTGGAGAAGCTAGCTGATGTAAAGCTGACGTTTGTGTGTATACCACTGTGGACCATGTTGCTGGGGGCGCTGGTGGAGCTGGGGCTGAATATCTTTCCTGAAAGGAGAGAGGCCTAAGAGCGATGAATCATTACACCAACAACAAACCAAAACCTATCAGAAAATGGTTgagaatatttttgttgttggatGACCAAGACTTTGTGAAAATTTGAGCTTTTGTTTTGGCCTGATTATGTTTCCAGAAGACTGAGGCTCAGAAATGAATCAAATCATTATATTAGTATTCATCTTAAGAATAAGAGACTTTGTGTAAAAATCTAAATTGTAGTGTGTACAGACCTCACAGGTGTATGCTGTGAGAGCTTCAGCATGGCAGGGACTCTCTCTAGCCTGGACTGTCTgtccattcatttaaaatggtCAAAATAGCTCAAAAATGACTCAATTTTCTTTATAAAGAAAAAATGCCGGAAAGGGATCAACTGTAAATGCATACTGTCTACTGTGAAGCCTACACTAAAAGGAAACAACTTCCTCTAATGTTTGCTTTTGTCTTGAACTCAAGAGGTTCAGTATTGTTATGTATATAGGCTAGCACAGCCGCTCTCGTAAAGATAGCCACACAGGGAGGATGTGAACAGTATTTCATTTTGACTCCACTTCCTTTATTTAAGCTGCAGAACATTAACTATCACTCTTGGTACCGAATCGTGGAGTGTACCTTTTGTTACATATGCTTTAGATATTGTGTGGCTTTATTTAAGTcacaaacacttttcttttcattcctgATCTGTGCAGAGTAGTTGGCCAAATATTATTTCACAAGTTATGAATTTAGAGGTGTTCGGTACAACAGCTTGATTTGGTTGCAATAACATAAGGAAATTGGATAATTGAGGAAATCAGTTCAGGGCATAAAAGCATCTTTGGACAACTTGTGATTTTCCCCCAGGCTACCCTCTCTACTCTGTACAATGTCTCTTTTGTACCATGTAAATCATCATGTGCCCCATGAAAAGCAGTAAGCTGTTATTACTGTAGATACAAGGTCCGTAGttgctatgaaaaaaaaaaccttcgaCATGTATCCTGTAAAAGATcatgttattactgtatattaattattaGGGTGCAAACAGTGCATCAGAATACTTTCTACTAGCTAGTATTGTGTCATCATTGTTTCATATTTCAACTTTATGGTACGGCTG
This window encodes:
- the LOC114550296 gene encoding transmembrane protein 60, producing the protein MSLAQRVLLTWVFTLVFLIILVLKLDGKVQWNWFLIFLPVWVFDGILILMLAIKMAGRCKPGYDPRNGSPDLRLRAWYLTAMLLKLGFCLTLCAKLEKLADVKLTFVCIPLWTMLLGALVELGLNIFPERREA